The window GAGATGGTTATGCCTGGAGACAATGTAACCATTACGGCTGATTTGATAACGCCGATAGCTATGGAGAAGGAGTTGAGGTTTGCGATAAGGGAAGGCGGTCGGACTGTCGGCGCCGGAGTGGTAAGTGAAATAATTGAATAATGGCGAAGGAGTCTGATCGTGAGAACAATCATCACCCTTGCATGCTCTGAATGCAAAAGAAGAAATTATACAACAACAAAAAATAAACGTACAACACCGGATAAGCTGGAATTCAGCAAGTATTGTAAATTTTGCAGAAAACATATTTTGCATAAAGAGACCAAATAAAAACAAAATGATTATGCAGGCCAGTAGCTCTAACGGTAGAGCGTCGGACTCCAAATCCGGGTGTTGGGGGTTCGAATCCCTCCTGGCCTGCCAAATCATTTTGTAAGGGTTTTGTTTAAGGTCTGATAAGTTAATTTAGGTGAACAATGGGACAGTTACAAAAGAAAAAGCCTGCAAGCAAGA of the Anaerolineae bacterium genome contains:
- the tuf gene encoding elongation factor Tu (EF-Tu; promotes GTP-dependent binding of aminoacyl-tRNA to the A-site of ribosomes during protein biosynthesis; when the tRNA anticodon matches the mRNA codon, GTP hydrolysis results; the inactive EF-Tu-GDP leaves the ribosome and release of GDP is promoted by elongation factor Ts; many prokaryotes have two copies of the gene encoding EF-Tu); amino-acid sequence: EMVMPGDNVTITADLITPIAMEKELRFAIREGGRTVGAGVVSEIIE
- the rpmG gene encoding 50S ribosomal protein L33; translated protein: MVRTIITLACSECKRRNYTTTKNKRTTPDKLEFSKYCKFCRKHILHKETK